One genomic region from Sinorhizobium numidicum encodes:
- a CDS encoding UTRA domain-containing protein, with amino-acid sequence MIVETLHREILVGAFDEEGRLPADTKVAERFGVSRMTSRKALAILQNKGLIRIEHGRGAFIESDVLEYRLASRVTFPQNVRSNNQLPSRKLIYAEGRQADIWVCSCLELAPKTTVLSVQLLGESNGRPVAFSTNFLELPRFSGFVEAMGPEADVEIAMAKFGFASLWPGTAKVIARMPTEEEAKLLDQSPSRPVVEKKAVEVDADGRPVWCHVTCYAADRIQFVFDGAEPGK; translated from the coding sequence ATGATCGTGGAGACCTTGCATCGCGAGATCCTCGTAGGTGCGTTCGATGAGGAAGGCCGGCTGCCTGCCGATACGAAGGTCGCCGAACGATTTGGCGTCAGCCGCATGACCTCTCGCAAGGCGCTTGCAATCCTTCAGAATAAAGGACTTATCAGGATCGAGCATGGCCGCGGCGCATTCATCGAAAGCGATGTGCTTGAATACCGCCTGGCCTCGCGTGTGACATTTCCTCAGAATGTTCGGTCCAACAACCAGCTGCCAAGTCGAAAGCTGATCTACGCTGAAGGTAGGCAAGCCGACATATGGGTATGTTCGTGTCTCGAGCTCGCTCCCAAAACGACCGTGCTGTCAGTACAGCTACTTGGGGAAAGTAACGGTCGACCGGTGGCATTCAGCACCAATTTTCTGGAATTGCCTCGCTTCTCAGGCTTCGTGGAGGCTATGGGCCCCGAGGCGGATGTCGAAATCGCCATGGCGAAATTTGGATTTGCCTCTTTGTGGCCCGGCACCGCCAAGGTCATCGCGCGAATGCCGACGGAAGAGGAAGCCAAACTTCTCGATCAATCTCCATCAAGACCGGTGGTCGAGAAAAAAGCAGTGGAAGTGGACGCAGACGGCAGACCCGTATGGTGCCACGTGACCTGCTACGCCGCTGACCGGATTCAATTTGTTTTCGACGGCGCCGAACCGGGCAAATAG